Proteins found in one Mangifera indica cultivar Alphonso chromosome 15, CATAS_Mindica_2.1, whole genome shotgun sequence genomic segment:
- the LOC123197973 gene encoding DNA-binding protein SMUBP-2 isoform X1 produces MEGKKTKSKASPISLEQFVSLMSPLIDLEKEAEISASIASGASRNLDTSQKKGSAILNLKCVDAQTGLMGKTLLEFQSTKAEVLPPHKFGTHDVVVLRPNKADLGSPALGQGVVYRLKDSSITVAFDDVPEDGLNSPLRLEKVANEVTYRRMKDALIQLSKGVQKGPASDLVPVLFGDRSPAVSKKEVTFNPFNSNLDHSQKDAISKALSSKNVFLLHGPPGTGKTTTVVEIILQEVKRGSKILACAASNIAVDNIVERLVPHRVKLVRLGHPARLLPQVLESALDAQVLRGDNSALANDIRKEMKTLSGKLLKAKDKNSRREIQKELRTLSKEERKRQQLAVTDVIKNADVVLTTLTGAFSRKLDNTSFDLVIIDEAAQALEIACWIALLKGSRCILAGDHLQLPPTIQSVEAEKKGLGRTLFERLADLYGDEIMSMLTVQYRMHELIMNWSSKELYNSKIKAHPCVAAHMLYDLEDVKRSSSTEPTLLLIDIAGCDMEEKKDEEDSTLNEGEAEVAMAHAKRLVQSGVQASDIGIITPYAAQVVLLKMLKSNDDKLKDMEISTVDGFQGREKEAIIISMVRSNSKKEVGFLSDRRRMNVAVTRARRQCCLVCDTDTVTSDGFLNRLVEYFEENGEYLSGSEYLNV; encoded by the exons ATGGAGGGGAAGAAGACGAAAAGCAAAGCATCGCCTATCTCTCTTGAACAATTCGTCTCTCTTATGTCCCCCTTAATTGATTTAGAAaag GAAGCTGAGATTTCAGCCTCAATCGCTTCTGGTGCCTCCAGAAACCTTGATACTTCCCAAAAGAAGGGCTCCGCTATTCTGAATCTGAAGTGTGTTGATGCTCAG ACAGGGCTCATGGGAAAAACTCTTCTTGAGTTTCAATCCACAAAAGCCGAAGTTCTTCCTCCTCACAAG TTTGGCACCCATGATGTAGTTGTGTTAAGACCAAACAAGGCTGATTTAGGATCTCCTGCCCTTGGACAAGGTGTAGTTTACCGGCTAAAG GACTCCTCAATCACTGTAGCTTTTGATGATGTCCCAGAAGATGGTTTAAATAGTCCTCTACGTTTGGAGAAGGTGGCAAATGAG GTAACATATCGTAGGATGAAGGATGCCTTAATTCAATTGAGTAAGGGTGTGCAAAAGGGGCCTGCATCTGACCTAGTTCCTGTTTTATTTGGAGATAGGTCACCAGCAGTGTCAAAGAAGGAAGTTACCTTCAATCCATTTAATTCCAACCTTGATCACTCGCAG AAAGATGCCATTTCAAAGGCACTATCATCGAAAAACGTTTTCTTGCTGCATGGACCTCCTGGAACTGGAAAGACCACAACTGTAGTGGAGATAATATTACAAGAAGTGAAGCGTGGATCAAAGATTCTTGCATGTGCTGCTTCAAATATTGCTGTTGACAACATTGTTGAGCGTCTTGTTCCTCACAG AGTAAAGTTGGTGAGATTGGGGCATCCGGCACGTTTACTACCTCAAGTGTTGGAGAGTGCATTGGATGCACAG GTTCTGCGAGGAGATAATAGTGCTTTGGCAAACGACATTCGGAAGGAAATGAAG ACATTAAGTGGGAAGTTGTTGAAAGCCAAAGACAAAAACTCAAGGCGAGAAATCCAGAAGGAACTTCGGACTCTTTCCAAAGAAGAGCGCAAAAGGCAGCAGTTGGCTGTGACAGATGTGATTAAAAATGCAGATGTGGTGTTGACAACTTTGACCGGTGCATTTTCTCGCAAGCTTGATAACACTTCATTTGACTTGGTAATTATTGATGAAGCGGCTCAGGCACTTGAGATAGCATGCTGGATAGCTCTACTGAAG GGTTCAAGATGTATACTTGCAGGAGACCATCTTCAGCTTCCCCCAACCATCCAAAGTGTAGAAGCTGAGAAGAAAGGGTTAGGAAGAACTCTCTTCGAACGCCTCGCAGACCTATATGGAGATGAAATTATGTCTATGCTCACTGTTCAGTATCGCATGCATGAACTTATTATGAACTGGTCATCTAAAGAGCTTTACAATAGTAAG ATCAAAGCCCATCCTTGTGTTGCTGCACATATGCTTTATGATCTTGAAGATGTGAAAAGGTCATCATCAACAGAACCAACCCTTCTTCTCATAGACATAGCTGG GTGTGACATGGAAGAAAAAAAGGACGAAGAAGATAGCACACTGAATGAAGGCGAAGCTGAGGTTGCCATGGCCCATGCTAAGAGACTTGTACAAAGTGGAGTCCAGGCTTCTGATATTGGAATTATTACCCCTTATGCTGCAcag GTTGTCTTACTGAAGATGTTGAAAAGCAATGATGATAAACTAAAAGATATGGAAATCTCAACCGTTGATGGTTTCCAAGGTAGGGAGAAGGAGGCCATTATTATTTCCATGGTCCGatcaaattcaaagaaagaG GTAGGGTTTTTGAGTGATCGCAGAAGAATGAATGTGGCTGTGACACGAGCAAGAAGACAGTGTTGTCTTGTCTGTGACACCGATACAGTGACTAGTGATGGGTTCTTGAATCGATTAGTTGAGTATTTTGAGGAGAATGGGGAATATCTTAGTGGCTCAGAGTATCTCAATGTATAA
- the LOC123197973 gene encoding DNA-binding protein SMUBP-2 isoform X2 produces the protein MGKTLLEFQSTKAEVLPPHKFGTHDVVVLRPNKADLGSPALGQGVVYRLKDSSITVAFDDVPEDGLNSPLRLEKVANEVTYRRMKDALIQLSKGVQKGPASDLVPVLFGDRSPAVSKKEVTFNPFNSNLDHSQKDAISKALSSKNVFLLHGPPGTGKTTTVVEIILQEVKRGSKILACAASNIAVDNIVERLVPHRVKLVRLGHPARLLPQVLESALDAQVLRGDNSALANDIRKEMKTLSGKLLKAKDKNSRREIQKELRTLSKEERKRQQLAVTDVIKNADVVLTTLTGAFSRKLDNTSFDLVIIDEAAQALEIACWIALLKGSRCILAGDHLQLPPTIQSVEAEKKGLGRTLFERLADLYGDEIMSMLTVQYRMHELIMNWSSKELYNSKIKAHPCVAAHMLYDLEDVKRSSSTEPTLLLIDIAGCDMEEKKDEEDSTLNEGEAEVAMAHAKRLVQSGVQASDIGIITPYAAQVVLLKMLKSNDDKLKDMEISTVDGFQGREKEAIIISMVRSNSKKEVGFLSDRRRMNVAVTRARRQCCLVCDTDTVTSDGFLNRLVEYFEENGEYLSGSEYLNV, from the exons ATGGGAAAAACTCTTCTTGAGTTTCAATCCACAAAAGCCGAAGTTCTTCCTCCTCACAAG TTTGGCACCCATGATGTAGTTGTGTTAAGACCAAACAAGGCTGATTTAGGATCTCCTGCCCTTGGACAAGGTGTAGTTTACCGGCTAAAG GACTCCTCAATCACTGTAGCTTTTGATGATGTCCCAGAAGATGGTTTAAATAGTCCTCTACGTTTGGAGAAGGTGGCAAATGAG GTAACATATCGTAGGATGAAGGATGCCTTAATTCAATTGAGTAAGGGTGTGCAAAAGGGGCCTGCATCTGACCTAGTTCCTGTTTTATTTGGAGATAGGTCACCAGCAGTGTCAAAGAAGGAAGTTACCTTCAATCCATTTAATTCCAACCTTGATCACTCGCAG AAAGATGCCATTTCAAAGGCACTATCATCGAAAAACGTTTTCTTGCTGCATGGACCTCCTGGAACTGGAAAGACCACAACTGTAGTGGAGATAATATTACAAGAAGTGAAGCGTGGATCAAAGATTCTTGCATGTGCTGCTTCAAATATTGCTGTTGACAACATTGTTGAGCGTCTTGTTCCTCACAG AGTAAAGTTGGTGAGATTGGGGCATCCGGCACGTTTACTACCTCAAGTGTTGGAGAGTGCATTGGATGCACAG GTTCTGCGAGGAGATAATAGTGCTTTGGCAAACGACATTCGGAAGGAAATGAAG ACATTAAGTGGGAAGTTGTTGAAAGCCAAAGACAAAAACTCAAGGCGAGAAATCCAGAAGGAACTTCGGACTCTTTCCAAAGAAGAGCGCAAAAGGCAGCAGTTGGCTGTGACAGATGTGATTAAAAATGCAGATGTGGTGTTGACAACTTTGACCGGTGCATTTTCTCGCAAGCTTGATAACACTTCATTTGACTTGGTAATTATTGATGAAGCGGCTCAGGCACTTGAGATAGCATGCTGGATAGCTCTACTGAAG GGTTCAAGATGTATACTTGCAGGAGACCATCTTCAGCTTCCCCCAACCATCCAAAGTGTAGAAGCTGAGAAGAAAGGGTTAGGAAGAACTCTCTTCGAACGCCTCGCAGACCTATATGGAGATGAAATTATGTCTATGCTCACTGTTCAGTATCGCATGCATGAACTTATTATGAACTGGTCATCTAAAGAGCTTTACAATAGTAAG ATCAAAGCCCATCCTTGTGTTGCTGCACATATGCTTTATGATCTTGAAGATGTGAAAAGGTCATCATCAACAGAACCAACCCTTCTTCTCATAGACATAGCTGG GTGTGACATGGAAGAAAAAAAGGACGAAGAAGATAGCACACTGAATGAAGGCGAAGCTGAGGTTGCCATGGCCCATGCTAAGAGACTTGTACAAAGTGGAGTCCAGGCTTCTGATATTGGAATTATTACCCCTTATGCTGCAcag GTTGTCTTACTGAAGATGTTGAAAAGCAATGATGATAAACTAAAAGATATGGAAATCTCAACCGTTGATGGTTTCCAAGGTAGGGAGAAGGAGGCCATTATTATTTCCATGGTCCGatcaaattcaaagaaagaG GTAGGGTTTTTGAGTGATCGCAGAAGAATGAATGTGGCTGTGACACGAGCAAGAAGACAGTGTTGTCTTGTCTGTGACACCGATACAGTGACTAGTGATGGGTTCTTGAATCGATTAGTTGAGTATTTTGAGGAGAATGGGGAATATCTTAGTGGCTCAGAGTATCTCAATGTATAA
- the LOC123197974 gene encoding dehydration-responsive element-binding protein 2F-like, whose product MDNSRKNPLKPWKKGPTRGKGGPLNASCHYRGVRQRTWGKWVAEIREPNKRTRLWLGSYATAEEAAMAYDEAARRLYGPDAYLNLPHLHPNSINSPNKSHKFKWIPSKNFISMFPSCGLLNINAQPSVHVIHQRLQELKTNGVLNQTSSSSSITSGMSNARVPMKGDKSQVEDPSVKEQEVELSSDKMLGHHEEKQQIDLNEFLQQLGILKADSPVETTDTPVCSLLPEPSTKDYGELAAFADKSFNWDALIEMHDITEHQGAEASCFQVYDTQEEVTPPTSIWNF is encoded by the coding sequence ATGGATAACTCCAGAAAAAACCCACTTAAGCCATGGAAGAAAGGCCCCACCAGAGGCAAAGGAGGCCCTCTCAATGCCTCTTGCCACTACAGAGGTGTTAGGCAAAGAACTTGGGGCAAATGGGTTGCAGAGATCAGGGAGCCAAATAAAAGAACTCGACTCTGGTTGGGTTCTTATGCCACTGCTGAAGAAGCTGCCATGGCTTATGATGAGGCTGCTAGGAGATTATATGGACCTGATGCTTATCTCAACCTTCCCCATCTTCACCCTAACTCTATTAATTCCCCAAACAAATCACACAAGTTCAAATGGATACCTTCCAAAAACTTCATTTCTATGTTTCCTTCTTGTGGCTTGCTTAACATTAACGCTCAGCCTAGTGTTCATGTTATTCATCAAAGGCTACAAGAACTTAAGACGAATGGAGTTTTGAATCAAACCTCTTCTTCTAGTTCCATAACTTCCGGCATGTCAAATGCTAGGGTCCCAATGAAAGGTGATAAATCCCAAGTGGAAGATCCTTCTGTTAAGGAGCAAGAGGTGGAACTTTCATCTGACAAGATGCTGGGACATCATGAAGAGAAGCAGCAAATTGATCTAAATGAGTTTTTACAGCAGTTAGGCATACTGAAAGCTGATAGTCCAGTAGAAACAACTGATACACCAGTGTGTTCTTTACTACCAGAACCTTCAACAAAAGATTATGGTGAACTAGCGGCCTTTGCTGACAAGAGTTTCAATTGGGATGCACTGATTGAAATGCATGATATCACAGAACATCAAGGAGCAGAAGCCAGTTGCTTCCAAGTGTATGATACTCAAGAGGAGGTTACTCCACCTACTTCCATTTGGAACTTCTGA